The sequence below is a genomic window from Coffea arabica cultivar ET-39 chromosome 8e, Coffea Arabica ET-39 HiFi, whole genome shotgun sequence.
TTCGGGACGAACTAGAAAATGATtttggtaccattttaaagctctaagagtctaatttcaaatgccgcaaacggcactcaatttcgatcAACGAGCAAAACGTTATAGCTACACAAATATTGCTGGTCAGAAAATTCTGGAGCTTGTTCCAGTTTTGCTTCTttacttgtaactcaaaatttaaccaaccatttgggttgatttttggtagacaaccgcaatacacatagcacaacatATCTACACCAATTTGGAAGCTCAATTAGCACCAGAAAATTTTCGAAATTACAGGGCAGCAGCAAACAGGAAAGTCGGcagcaaatcagaaatttcagacagtaccttctccaaatttctaactttcttcCAACTTCATTACATCAATCATTCTATATGCATGTAACATAGCACAATATCAGCAACCACAACATGTTAATTCATCACATCAGCCACCAATAAACATCCTCAAACCCTCGAGCATGTCATGGAATTGCAAGAACATAATTACTCAACCAATCAACCCAAATTCTACCATAGGTTGCAAACCCATGGTACCTTTGCTCCATTTGAGCTATAATtttgcaagattgaagtgtgGGTAAGTGAGTTACCTCAAGAACTTAGTTGGACAGCTTTAGAGCAGAAatcttgaccgaaattcctCCAAGAAAATCGATGAACAGCCCCCTCTTCCAAGCTAGGATCAAAGCCCTCtaatggatgatgaaatttggaAGTGGATTGAAGTAATTTTGTAAGGATTTTGGCTAGATTTTTCTTCCTATTTTCGGCCAAACAGAGAgtgaagagaggagagagagtgaaattagaTTTTGTAATGAAAGTGGAGTGATAGGGTAtcatttgttagtaattttattattaatttccccttctatccctgacaaatattgcgttaattgctgatatttactcatatttgatatttggaatcaatttcaggaGTGAAGCAGGAAATTACCAAAAGGAGGGAACGTACAAAGTCTTAAAAGCTAAGAAGGAATTCGGCAGACTTGTGCCAATTGGGGGGCCCACGAAGAAGCAAAGGCTTTTCTTCAATTGGGCTTTTGAACATACGAGGAGAAGTTTGTTCCTTGTAAATCTTTTGCTTGCTTCACAATTGCGGTGGGACCAGAGACCATATAGCCTTAGTCAACTTCCTTTTGTTGATATAAGTAGAGACGTACAGGAGCAAAAATGGGGGATCCCTTCTTACGGTTTTTGGGCTCCTAGCTTTTAGTggagttttttttagttttctttcttttttttcctggctggcctctgacacacgccaggtgttcgacaatattccccaacgggaaaaacacTTCTTATTCCTTGTTTTCGAGTAAAACGCAATGTCTTTGCAATCTATTAattcgtgtggtgatttaattatgcggcgtggctagGCCTTCCAGCTAGTCAAGGGTTAACTCAATGGCGCAGTCTcgaaaatctgtgagatctaattagtttacACGTGTTTCTTAATTTATTAGTATTTGCACCTTGTTtgcttgaattttcatgggattattttattaattggatgtcaagggccaAGTGTTCAATatgatttattaatctcgtgccagtttagtcaattaaatccataattgtttgattgattaatattagtggcgactggtgtgtttacacattaggggaacgtgcaatctaatttaaataactctcgtagcgtgttattgattagagctaggtttttctagttattaatgcaattgaaaaattaattcctacggtcatacctaggagtattttctgGTTAGGGGTGATCAATGGTCGTACGTTGGTTATcaataatttaaggaaaaattggttgtcAGAGTTCATCGGCAACTATAACTAGTCTATtgataaattaagtgaacctctcttgcatcaatgatcggataagtggactgtgcctgagtagttgtatccttggctagaatttattcaTTCTTGATTTAACTCCTGCTATATTTGTGCTAGTTAATTACTTATTTATTTCTGTtgaattattcaattgattttaGTTTCATTCTGGTGAAATCCCCCCTTACCAATTGGCATttaaaaagagacaaatatccccagttcctgaggagacgaccctacttgccactgtctactattcaGTAATTTTCgtcaactaattaattctggtatatcgggttaagcaaactcttcgggaacagggtgaatcaagtaacccattgcacacctagagtccctgctccagtacctaggattaattattgactgcttttagtggtagttaggattttattattattattgcacaggttcggcacctgtcaatttttggcgccgctgcTGGGGAACTGGCGTTatcatttgtttctttttaaattcaatttttgttctaaattttctggtatttttctagtgtatgcctaggtcttctcgtacaggtgatttgatttttgaccctgaGGTAGAGAAGACCGCGCGTAGAACAAGAAAAGAGACCAGACAGCTCAGAGAGGAGCACTCCAGTGCTGCATCTCAGAGACCTGAGCCAGGAAGTGAACCGACGGATTCGTTTGGTGACACTTTGAGTGACGCTGAGCAAGAGGAGATTGCCATGGCTAACGCACGAACATtgagggagttggctgctcctaaCTTAAATCAGCAGCCTTTGTGCATCACAGTCCCAAATTTGGATAACAGCACTCcatttgaattaaaatctgGCCTTATTCAACTCTTACCTTCTTTTCATGGTTTACCAGGTGAGGAGCCGTATAAACATCTGCAGGAGTTTGATGTTGTGTGCAATAGTATGAAACCCCCGGGGATCACAGAAGAGCAAATAAAAATGCGGGCATTCCCTTTCTCATTGAAAGACTCTGCGAAGGACTGGCTGTACTACCTGCCACCAGGCAGCATTACCACGTGGGATCAGTTGCagaaaaaatttctggaaaaatattttcctgcatCCAAGGCTGCAAGtttaaggaaagaaatttgcGGGATCAAGCAGTACCCAGGGGAGTCGCTGTATGAGTACTGGGAGCGATTCAAGAGGTTGTGTAGTAAGTGCCCCCAACACCAGATAAGTGAGCAGTTACTCATACAGTATTTTTATGAGGGGCTCCTCTTCAGAGATAGGAGCATaattgatgctgcaagtggaggggcacTAGTGAACAAAACCCCTCAGGAAGCACGGGAATTAATAGAAGGGATGGCAGAAAATTCACAACAATTCAGTACGAGAGAGGATGTCCCAATACGCAAGGTGAATGAGATAGAGACATCCTCTATCCAGCAGCAGCTAAATGAGTTGACCTCAGTTGTTAGGCAATTGGTGGTAGGGAATGCATCTCAGGCCAAGGTGTGCGGGGTTTGCACTGGTATGGGTCACACTGCAGACATGTGCCCAATGATTCAGGAAGAAACTGCAGAacaggtgaacatggctggCCACGCGCCAGCGCCAAGAAGGCCCTATGACCCTTACTCAAGCACTTACAACTCCGGGTGGAGAGATCACCCCAACCTCAGTTATGGAGGAAATAAGTAGCCCAATTTCGCACCGAACAGGCAGTCTAATTTCGTGCCAAATAAGCAACCGGGGTACCAGCAGCAGTACAACCCCGACCACCTCCGCCCCCAAGCTCTGGTCCATCTTTGGAGGAGATGATGAAACAAATGATGGCAACCATGAcgcaaaatcagcaaaggacggagGCAACTATTAcgcaaaatcagcaaaggacggacTCCGAAATGCAGGACATAAGGAATCAGATAAGTCAGATGGCCACAGCAATTCACCGTTTGGATTCCCAAAACCAAGGTAAATTGCCATCTCAACCCGAATTAAACCCGAAGAATGTGAGCGCCATGACCTTGAGAAGTGGCAAGGAGGTTCAAGGACCTGACCCGTTGATTCCTATGGACAAGGACGAAGATCGAATTGAGAAAGAGCTGGAAGAGGAGGGCGGTGACAATAAAAATTCAAAGGTAATCCCGGACCCACTCATGCCTGTTAGATCTAACCCACCTCCCTTCCCAAGCAGATTGGAGAAACCAAGGAAGCAGGACAAGGAGAAAGAGGTTCTAGAGATCTTTCGCAAAGTGGAGATCAATATTCCCCTTCTAGATGCGATTAAGCAGGTACCCAGATACGCAAAATTTTTAAGGGACCTGTGTGTCAACCGAATGCGGTTGAGGGGAGATGAGAGAGTGGTAGTGGGAGAAAATGTGTCAGCAATTCTGCAACGAAAGCTTCCTCCGAAATGCGGGGACCCAGGTATGTTCACTATTCCTTGTAGAATAGGCAATTCCTTGATTGGAAAGGCTATGTTGGATTTAGGAGTCTCAATTAATGTGATGCCCAAGTCTATATATGCTTCATTGAATTTAGGTCCCTTAAAAGAGACTGGGATAATAATCCAACTGACTGACCGAACTAATGCATACCCTGACGGGTTGATTGAGGATGTTTTAGTGaaaattaatgaattggttTTCCCTGCTGATTTTTACGTGCTTAATATGGATGATGAACACTCTCACGACCCATCACCTTTACTGTTAGGTAGACCCTTCTTGAGCACAGCTCGAACTAAAATAGATGTTAATAAGGGCACCCTAtctatggaatttgatggtgagGTTGTTCATTTTAATATTTTCGACTCTATGAAATATCCTTCAGAATCACATGCTAGCTCTGTTTTCTCTATAAATGCTATTGATTCTGCTGTACGTGAAGTTTTTGAAATTGGAGGCAGGGATGAGCTGGAAGTTGCCTTGACCAGGCACTTCGAGTCAGAAATGACCGCTGAGATAGAGTTGAGTAAAGAGCTCAAATGTGTGATTGGAGCGTTACAGACGTTGCCAACCACAAAGATAAGGTATGACCTCGCACCCGTTTTTATACCTGAACCTCACCAGAGGCTACTTCCATCTGTGGTGCAGGCGCCTGCCTTAGAGTTGAAACCGCTGCCAAAACACCTAAAGTATATGTACTTAGGTGAGGGGGAGACACTCCCAGTGATTATTTCCgccactttatcaaaagtccAAGAAGACAAATTGATTCGAGTTTTGAGAGAACATAAGCAGGCGATAGGATGGACAATCGCCGATATCAAGGGAATTAGCCCCGCGGTATGTACACATCGGATTCGACTCGAGGAGGGCGCTAGACCTATTCGGCAGGCTCAAAGGAGATTGAATCCTCTCATGATGGAGGTAGTGAAGAAAGAGATCCTAAAACTACTGGATGTGGGGATAATTTTTGCTATATCAAATAGCCCCTGGGTAAGTCCAGTATAGGTGGTCCCAAAGAAAGCGGGAGTGACGGTAGAGTCAAATCAGGAGGGTGAGCTCGTACCAGTCCGGAAGCCCACTGGGTGGCGGCAGTGCATAGATTATAGGAAATTGAACGCCGTCACGAAAAATGATCACTTTCCCCTTCCTTTCATTGATCAAATGGTAGAGCGATTAGCAGGTCGAGCTTATTATTgttttttggatgaattttcagGTTATTTCCAGATTGCTATCTCACCGGAGGACCAGGAGAAGACTACCTTCACGTGCCCGTTTGGAACATTCGCATACCGGAGGATGTCATTTGGGCTATGCAATGCACCTGCTACCTTCCAGCGCTGTATGGTAAGTATTTTTTCAGAATATGTTGAGAAGATTATTGAgatttttatggatgatttcagtgTGTATGGGGAAAGTTTTGATAACTGCCTAGATAACCTGAAATTAATTCTAATAAGGTGCCTAGAAGCTAATCTCGTGCTCAATTGGGaaaaatgccattttatggtCGAGCACGGGATAGTTTTGGGTCATGTGGTATCGTCTAAGGGTATTGAGGTTGATAAGGCAAAAATAGATGTTATATCTACTTTACCTTACCCCGCGAGTGTGCGGGAAGTGCGTTCGTTTTTGGGTCACGCAGGTTTCTACAGGAGATTCATAAAGGACTTCTCCAAGATTGGAGCGCCCCTGTTCCAACTTTTGCAGAAAGAGGTACCCTTCGAATTCGATGAGTCATGTAAGGGGGCGTTTGATAGGTTAAAGGAGCTACTGACCTCCTCACCTATTATCCAACCCCCTGATTGGAACCTACCGTTCGAGATCATGTGCGATGCCAGCGACTATGCCGTGGGCGCGGTGCTGGGTCAAAGAGTGGGGAAGGCAGCCCATGCTATATACTACGCCTCTTGAGCCTTGAACGGAGCTCAGTTGAACTATTCGACCACCAAAAAGGAGCTTTTAGCTGTAATTTTTGCTTTAGAGAAATTTCGGTCCTGTTTACTTGGtgctaaagttattattttctctgatcatgcagcCCTGCGGTATCTGTTGACCAAAAAAGAGGCAAAACCGCAACTGATAAGGTGGATACTACTGCTCCAAGAGTTCGACTTGGAGATCAGGGATAAGAAAAGGGCTGAAAATCTGGTAGCAGATCACTTAAGTCGAGTGCAAGTCGTAGAAGATAATATCCCATTGAGAGAAACTTTTTCCGATGagcatttattttttattaatttgtcTTTGCCTTGGTATGCGGATATGGTTAATTTTCTAGTTACTGACAAGTTTCCTGCAGGATGGCCTAAGGCAAAAAGGGACAAATTGAGGAGTGACGCAAAGTCTTACATCTGGGATGACCCTTACCTCTAGAAACGTGGTGCTGACCAAATCATTCGTCGATGTGTAAGTGAACATGAATTCCAATCTATTTTAGTTTATTGTCACTCTTTTGCATGTGGAGGTCACTTTGGACCAAAGAGGACTGCTCGTAAGGTTCTAGAGAGTGGATTTTATTGGCCGACCCTCTTTAAGGATGCCTACTTattttgtaagtcatgtgataagtgtcaacGAGTAGGTAATATTTCTCGAAGGGATCAAATGACCCAAACcccaatgatttttgttgagatttttgatgtttggggtatagactttatgggccattttccttcatcttTTGGCTTTTTGTATATATTGCTTGCCGTGGATTATGTCTCAAAATGGGTGGAAGCAAAAGCCACCCGTACTAATGATTCCAAAGTAGTTGCAGAATTCATCAAGTCTAATATCTTTGTTCGCTTTGGAATGCCGCGAGCAATTGTAAGTGATCGGGGTACCCATTTCTGCAACAAGACGATTGCTGCGCTTTTCAGGAGGTATGGTGTCTTGCATAAGGTCTCCACTTCCTACCATCCTCAGACAAACGGTCAGGCGGAAGCATCGAACCGGGAGATCAAGtcaattttggagaaaatggttCGACCTGATAGGAAGGACTGGAGTGTGAGACTTGAAGATGCCTTGTGGGCATATAGAACGGCGTACAAGACACCAATCGGCATGTCCCCTTACCGTTTGGTATTTGGGAAGCCATGTCACCTCCTTGTCGAGTTCGAGCATAGAGCATTTTGGGCGGTCAAGCAATGCAACATGGATATCGAAGAGGGCGGAGTTCAAAGGAAGCTACAGTTACAGGAATTGGAGGAGATTCGCAATGAAGCCTACGAGAATGCTgtgatttataaggagaaaaacaagatttttcatgACCAGCAGGTCTCTAGGAAGACGTTCGAATGTGGGCAAAAAGTTCTACTGTACCACTCAAAATTGAAGTTATTTCCGGGTAAGTTACGTTCTCGGTGGATCGGTCCCTTTGTGGTAACTAATGTCTTTgattatggtgcagtggagatcCAGAGTCTAAGGACAGAGAaaaaatttgtggtgaatggccATCGTCTTAAGCCGTATTATGAAGGGGCTCCAGTTGAACGGGTGGAGACGATGCATTTGGAGGACCCGATGTCCTTGTTTTGAGCAAATTATAGgctatgtctagccaaagacaatAAAGAATGGCGCTCgtttgggaggcaacccgaatattagttttattacttttagtTGTTTGTGTCTTTTATTTTGTCGTTCTCTCGTTGGGTAGTAGAAATATTAATACTTTTCTTCATTGTGATCAGTGGATGAAGACcgatcttggcgtgcccacgcggtgttttGTCTCCTGAGATCAGTGGATGAGGACCGATCTTGGCGTGCCCATGCGGTGTTTGTGTCTCCTGAGATCAGTGGATGAAGACcgatcttggcgtgcccacgcggtgttttGTCTCCTGAGATCAGTGGATGAGGACcgatcttggcgtgcccacgcggcGTTGGTGTCTCCTGAGGTCAGTGGATGTTTtgtaatcttggcgtgcccacgcggtgtttgacgacccaatacatgaaatttttttttatatatatataattattattattattactttcattaataaaaaaagaaaagattattttctttctaaacctaaaaaaaaaaataaatataacaaaaataataaatattttcatctaaaaagaaaaaaatttcagcaatttcCAATTGGAACGGTGTACATTAAcgtattctaaaaaaaaaaaataaataaaaaattttccttttttttttcttttctttttcttcttttcttctttctttctttctttctttcttttctttcttcttccccgctgctgttttttttttcccccctttccTCTTCTCGCCATCGCCGCCAGATCCTCTACCTCCACCACCATAGCGGCTCCACCCCGCGAGCCGCCGCACAGCTCGCGACCATCACCAGCCTTCCTCTCGTGCGCGTCACTGGCTTGTCCAAGAGAAGCTGCGCCGCCGCTGCCTTACGCGCCTCAATTGCTGGACATCACCACCTGCTTAAATTAGCAGGTGGAGGTATTGTGATTTCTTCCCCTATTAGCATTAATTCTTGGATTTTGTGTGTGGGTTTCTGGCTGGGTAAACAAAAGTGTTGATTTGGGACATTTTCTAGGGTGaattttggacaaatttggGGGTAATTGCGGACATATGTGGGGATATTTTCTGATATTTATTGAATTGTTGGCCGTTTGCTTTAATTTTTCAGTGTGACTCACCAGTGGGACTGGTTGAGAGCTTTTAACTATCATTGTTGCTTCTATCCCCTTGCACTTCAGTTGTTGTtcgcatttggacctgtggttGCTGAAATTGCCAATTTCTGGGGTCAATTGCTGATTTTATTAAACTGTTTTGGGTAATTGCCTGTCTATTTAGAGATAGTGATCACGGTTTTGGGCTCAATTGTGTCTACTTCATATATTTGGTGTCTAATTGTGGGTGAATTGCTGCGATTGCTGGCTAAATTTGGGGGCGCCCGTGACGCTTATATTTGCTTATTGGGGGCGCCCGTGACGCTTTTCATTGCTACTCGATTGCGTATACTGGACTTGCATGGGGTCTTTTTCTAGCTCTTGAATTCCTGTATTggttttttttattgttgtggTTTGCCTATTGGTCACCATGGTGAGGCCTCGATCTTCTTCTAAGTCTAGGACACCTAGGCAATCATAGCCCCCTCCAGCCCAGCATTCTATTCCCGCATCTGACCCCTTGCACGATCCTTCATCCTCTGGGAGGCGGGCTCGTCTTGGGCGACAAAGAGACGTCCATATCACTGACCCTGAACATTTTGGGGGAAATTTGCACTTCACTAAGGCCGCCGACAAGCAGCGATATGCTGTTTGTTGTGAGCGACAGATCACTCCCTGCCGATATCGGGACGCCGCCACCTTGGGCCTTCTAAATATTAGCGTCCCTTTCCACGGTTTGATTGAGGCCATCGGGTGGCGCCCCTATTCTCGTATCACTGGCCTCCCGGCTTTTGTCGAGTTGGTTAGGGAGTTTTATGCCACGTTTGAGTTTGACCTCCCCACGGGTTACACAGTTTTCACTCCTAATGTCATTCGTTTCCGTTTAATGGATCAGGAGTTCCACCATTCCATAACTGACTTCAATCTGGCCTTTGGCTTTATTGACCCGGCCTATGCCGAGTCCCATGAGTATGCCGAGAGTGCCTGTGATTACGTTCAGCCCTTTTTCTCCTGCTACCGCCACATTTGGGATGAGATGTCTGTCGATAGGGATAACTATGACCCTCGTCTCTCTAAGGGTTCTTATCTTAAGGACCCGGCGTCTCGCTATATCCACCGTTTTTTAGCTTTCAGTTTCTCGGGTAGGCGAGATAGCTCGGGCGTTTTGTCTAAGCCGAAGTTTTTCTTTATATGGTGCATGCATAATAACATTAAAGTTAACTTGGGATGCTGGCTCGCTTCTCAATTCAAGTCCGTTTTGCCCAAAAAGAAGCGCCCCTTAATTCTTGGGTCGTATATTACCCATTTGACTATTAACTTGCACTTGCTTGATCTCTCTAATCATGATTTGCATGTCGCCTGTCAGATGGAGCCTTTAGACATCCCATGCTTAGAGCGAATGGGTTTAGTGAGGGAGGGTGACAACGGGTGGGAGATTGTTCCCCCGGGACCGGTAAATGCCCCTCCGAGATCCTCTTTCGCACGCCCTTCCACTTCCGGCGGTGACCTCGGTCCTTCGTCTTCCGCCCAGGCCCCTCCTCACCCGACGCCTGAGGAGTGGCTTCAGATGCGGAACACAGTTGAGCGGCTTGAGACGCGACAGAAACACATGGACGTTAACATTCATAATATGGCGCAGAATCTAGCGGCGTTTATGCAGCAGGCCGGCTTTCCACCTCAGTTTCCGCCTAACCCTCCCCTGTTTTGACGTCTAcagggaagtaccgttgcccttctcctccctttttgCTGTTACTTtttcacattgagggcaatgtgtgattTAGGTGCGGGGGGGTCAGTTTGGATGCTACTTATTTCCAGTTTTTggtttttggggtgttttttcCCCCGTTTTAGTTTAAGTGTTTTTTTTGCTTAGGTGTTGTTCCTTTATTCCTTTTGGATGTTTATCCTGTGCCATTATCTTGGTGAATATGTTGGCAGCTCGCTCTTTTATTGCTAGTTGTAGTTTATACTATGAGTTGAGTTTCGGTGGCGAGTAAGAGCATGCTATCTTGGTGAATATTTTGAGTTTAACGACTTGGGGCGATTTATGGCTAACTTGTTTAGGCAATATAAATATTCTGCTGGCATTGTTGTGTGAATTGGTCTCCTGTTgaccttagttctccatatttagGACATGACGCAGGCTATGTTCTTTAATTACTTGGTATCTTGGTGTTTTATGGTGAATAATGTATGGCTTTACTCCGCTAGGGTCGCCACCCaataaccgggagtcttcaccacaagtgtcggctctcgcgtcaaaaagtggTGATATCTATGAGTAAGTGGTCCTGGAGCTATGAAAAGTTGAGTAACtgggctctttcatctaaaaatgtcagagttcacgtcaaaagacttAAATAGCTTGGGACTAAACCTTATgcaatctaaaaaaaaaaaaaaaaggaaaaagaaaaaaaagaagaatacaaAAAGAGAGCAAATGTAGGAAATATGTAGGTCTATGATCGTGTTGGCCTGCCGATCCTTGGTTCGTagtgttgagattttggttgccaGTTGACTTAT
It includes:
- the LOC140012751 gene encoding uncharacterized protein, giving the protein MTQNQQRTEATITQNQQRTDSEMQDIRNQISQMATAIHRLDSQNQGKLPSQPELNPKNVSAMTLRSGKEVQGPDPLIPMDKDEDRIEKELEEEGGDNKNSKVIPDPLMPVRSNPPPFPSRLEKPRKQDKEKEVLEIFRKVEINIPLLDAIKQVPRYAKFLRDLCVNRMRLRGDERVVVGENVSAILQRKLPPKCGDPGMFTIPCRIGNSLIGKAMLDLGVSINVMPKSIYASLNLGPLKETGIIIQLTDRTNAYPDGLIEDVLVKINELVFPADFYVLNMDDEHSHDPSPLLLGRPFLSTARTKIDVNKGTLSMEFDGEVVHFNIFDSMKYPSESHASSVFSINAIDSAVREVFEIGGRDELEVALTRHFESEMTAEIELSKELKCVIGALQTLPTTKIRYDLAPVFIPEPHQRLLPSVVQAPALELKPLPKHLKYMYLGEGETLPVIISATLSKVQEDKLIRVLREHKQAIGWTIADIKGISPAVCTHRIRLEEGARPIRQAQRRLNPLMMEVVKKEILKLLDVGIIFAISNSPWIAISPEDQEKTTFTCPFGTFAYRRMSFGLCNAPATFQRCMVSIFSEYVEKIIEIFMDDFSVYGESFDNCLDNLKLILIRCLEANLVLNWEKCHFMVEHGIVLGHVVSSKGIEVDKAKIDVISTLPYPASVREVRSFLGHAGFYRRFIKDFSKIGAPLFQLLQKEVPFEFDESCKGAFDRLKELLTSSPIIQPPDWNLPFEIMCDASDYAVGAVLGQRVGKAAHAIYYAS